The Vigna unguiculata cultivar IT97K-499-35 chromosome 6, ASM411807v1, whole genome shotgun sequence genome contains a region encoding:
- the LOC114187893 gene encoding endoribonuclease Dicer homolog 2-like isoform X1: MKGSGNEHPCYVPPELVNCSSKACSVTHQYYCYLMELKQDYKYEVCVRDIVLAIRSELDPQIVDALSGTSFVVERGKLSLNLTSAKPVRLSPQEVEQCRRFQTTLFRILLKRDDNKLASDSDNFCLGDNPEFDYLLLPATVEHQRPSNSIIDWESVNSCCPFSSESTCGSNCKDHACDVRIKNGSVCSCKLENCVVYTPHSKSFYTMTPVIWDLNGNSTLRYLGRDGTATYKEHFKKKHGIELRFPHQSLLRGRKVFEVGNYLLKDRKNKNKVGEKMGSEELPPELCSVIMSPISICTVYSFSFIPSIMHWLEGLLVAFNLRKMLLDHCTKNDIPIIKVFEAITAKGCQEAYNYENLETLGDSFLKYAVSQQLFKTHQNDREGILSKLREGLISNVALRKFASDKNLPGFIRMEAFDPKQWIIPGDKTKSLLLEEGLVSCGRTSMYVGRKRKIELKKVADVVEALIGAFISTEDEEAALSFINWIGIEVDTSIIPYERHLSTDPENLVDVKFLESRLNNYKFEDPYLLVEALTHGSYKGPEIQTCYERLEFIGDAVLDNLITMHLYKEYFNEKFSPGFLTTMRSISVNNECYALSAIKAKLHKHILCDSVVRKNIEKTMKGVENLSLESTFGWELETYFCPVLADVIESIAGAIFVDSGYKKEIVFESIKPLLKPLVTPKTAKRHPISELQELCQKNQYKLTEHEHPSVRENDETLFKIEVKANRITRTAKASNKDTARKMASKEVLKELQVTESKLSMNRTRFLFPLLCAVFLFCWFVDEMIFHVVSYFLNSFKF; encoded by the exons ATGAAAGGATCAG GGAACGAGCACCCCTGCTATGTCCCACCAGAACTGGTGAATTGTTCATCAAAAGCTTGCAGTGTGACGCACCAATACTACTGCTATTTGATGGAGTTGAAGCAGGACTACAAGTATGAGGTGTGTGTTCGTGACATTGTACTTGCAATTAGGTCTGAACTTGATCCCCAAATTGTAGATGCATTATCAGGCACATCATTTGTTGTTGAAAGGGGAAAATTGTCACTCAACCTTACATCTGCCAAACCCGTTCGACTTAGCCCTCAAGAG gttGAGCAATGTAGGAGATTTCAGACTACCCTGTTTAGGATCCTGCTGAAGCGGGACGATAATAAGTTAGCAAGTGATTCAGATAATTTCTGTCTAGGAGATAATCCTGAATTTGATTATCTTCTGCTCCCAGCCACTGTTGAACACCAGAGACCTtcaaattcaattattgattGGGAGTCTGTCAATTCTTGTTGTCCTTTTTCATCTGAAAGTACCTGTGGTTCCAATTGCAAGGATCATGCATGTGATGTGAGGATCAAAAATGGTTCAGTTTGCTCTTGCAAACTTGAAAACTGTGTTGTCTACACTCCTCATAGTAAGTCTTTCTATACCATGACTCCTGTAATATGGGATTTGAATGGCAACTCAACACTACGATACCTTGGTCGTGATGGAACTGCCACTTACAAGGAGCACttcaaaaaaaa GCACGGGATTGAATTGCGTTTTCCACACCAATCTCTACTTCGTGGAAGGAAAGTTTTTGAAGTCGGGAATTACCTTTTGAAGGATaggaaaaataagaataaag TAGGAGAAAAAATGGGTTCTGAAGAATTGCCGCCAGAACTTTGTTCCGTAATCATGTCACCAATATCAATTTGTACCgtatattcattttcttttattccatCAATCATGCATTGGCTTGAGGGCTTGCTCGTTGCTTTCAACTTAAGAAAGATGCTCTTGGATCATTGCACAAAAAATGATATCCCAATCATCAAG GTATTCGAAGCAATAACTGCAAAGGGATGTCAAGAGGCATACAATTACGAAAACTTAGAGACACTTGGAGATTCTTTTCTCAAATACGCTGTTAGTCAACAGCTTTTCAAGACCCATCAAAACGATCGAGAGGGTATCCTTTCCAAGCTCAGGGAAGGCCTCATCTCCAATGTTGCCTTGCGTAAATTTGCTTCTGACAAAAATCTTCCG GGTTTCATACGAATGGAAGCATTTGATCCAAAACAGTGGATCATACCTGGCGATAAGACAAAGAGTCTCTTGCTAGAAGAAGGGTTGGTTTCCTGTGGAAGAACAAGCATGTATGTTggtagaaagagaaaaatagaacTCAAAAAGGTTGCTGATGTTGTTGAGGCACTAATTGGTGCCTTTATAAGCACAGAAGATGAAGAAGCTGCTTTATCGTTTATTAATTGGATTGGAATCGAGGTTGACACCAGCATTATTCCATATGAGAGGCACCTAAGCACCGACCCTGAGAATCTTGTAGATGTCAAATTTTTAGAATCTCGGCTGAATAATTATAAGTTTGAAGACCCTTACCTTCTAGTAGAGGCTCTCACCCATGGTTCTTACAAAGGACCAGAAATTCAGACATGTTATGAG CGATTAGAATTTATTGGCGACGCAGTGTTGGACAATTTGATCACGATGCATCTCTACAAGGAATATTTCAATGAAAAATTTTCACCGGGATTTCTGACTACCATGAGGTCTATTTCTGTGAACAATGAGTGCTACGCACTGTCAGCCATTAAAGCTAAGCTGCACAAACACATACTCTGTGACTCAGTAGTAAGAAAGAACATTGAGAAGACAATGAAAGGCGTTGAGAATTTATCTTTGGAATCAACTTTTGGATGGGAGCTAGAAACATATTTCTGTCCG GTGCTTGCGGATGTTATAGAATCTATAGCAGGAGCGATTTTTGTTGATTCAGGATACAAGAAAGAGATTGTTTTCGAAAGCATAAAGCCCCTATTGAAACCACTTGTCACACCTAAAACAGCGAAGCGACATCCTATTAGTGAGTTGCAAGAACTGTGCCAGAAAAATCAATACAAATTGACAGAGCACGAGCACCCCTCTGTCCGTGAAAACGATgaaactttgtttaaaattgaggtGAAAGCTAACAGGATCACGCGAACTGCTAAGGCTTCTAATAAAGATACAGCTCGCAAAATGGCCTCCAAGGAAGTTTTAAAAGAATTGCAGGTAACAGAATCGAAGTTATCAATGAATAGAACACGATTTTTGTTCCCTCTATTATGCGCagtctttttgttttgttggtttgtggatgaaatgatatttcatgtagtaagttattttttaaactcgTTTAAGTTTTGA
- the LOC114187893 gene encoding endoribonuclease Dicer homolog 2-like isoform X3, producing the protein MKGSGNEHPCYVPPELVNCSSKACSVTHQYYCYLMELKQDYKYEVCVRDIVLAIRSELDPQIVDALSGTSFVVERGKLSLNLTSAKPVRLSPQEVEQCRRFQTTLFRILLKRDDNKLASDSDNFCLGDNPEFDYLLLPATVEHQRPSNSIIDWESVNSCCPFSSESTCGSNCKDHACDVRIKNGSVCSCKLENCVVYTPHSKSFYTMTPVIWDLNGNSTLRYLGRDGTATYKEHFKKKHGIELRFPHQSLLRGRKVFEVGNYLLKDRKNKNKVGEKMGSEELPPELCSVIMSPISICTVYSFSFIPSIMHWLEGLLVAFNLRKMLLDHCTKNDIPIIKVFEAITAKGCQEAYNYENLETLGDSFLKYAVSQQLFKTHQNDREGILSKLREGLISNVALRKFASDKNLPGFIRMEAFDPKQWIIPGDKTKSLLLEEGLVSCGRTSMYVGRKRKIELKKVADVVEALIGAFISTEDEEAALSFINWIGIEVDTSIIPYERHLSTDPENLVDVKFLESRLNNYKFEDPYLLVEALTHGSYKGPEIQTCYERLEFIGDAVLDNLITMHLYKEYFNEKFSPGFLTTMRSISVNNECYALSAIKAKLHKHILCDSVVRKNIEKTMKGVENLSLESTFGWELETYFCPVLADVIESIAGAIFVDSGYKKEIVFESIKPLLKPLVTPKTAKRHPISELQELCQKNQYKLTEHEHPSVRENDETLFKIEVKANRITRTAKASNKDTARKMASKEVLKELQICKSLG; encoded by the exons ATGAAAGGATCAG GGAACGAGCACCCCTGCTATGTCCCACCAGAACTGGTGAATTGTTCATCAAAAGCTTGCAGTGTGACGCACCAATACTACTGCTATTTGATGGAGTTGAAGCAGGACTACAAGTATGAGGTGTGTGTTCGTGACATTGTACTTGCAATTAGGTCTGAACTTGATCCCCAAATTGTAGATGCATTATCAGGCACATCATTTGTTGTTGAAAGGGGAAAATTGTCACTCAACCTTACATCTGCCAAACCCGTTCGACTTAGCCCTCAAGAG gttGAGCAATGTAGGAGATTTCAGACTACCCTGTTTAGGATCCTGCTGAAGCGGGACGATAATAAGTTAGCAAGTGATTCAGATAATTTCTGTCTAGGAGATAATCCTGAATTTGATTATCTTCTGCTCCCAGCCACTGTTGAACACCAGAGACCTtcaaattcaattattgattGGGAGTCTGTCAATTCTTGTTGTCCTTTTTCATCTGAAAGTACCTGTGGTTCCAATTGCAAGGATCATGCATGTGATGTGAGGATCAAAAATGGTTCAGTTTGCTCTTGCAAACTTGAAAACTGTGTTGTCTACACTCCTCATAGTAAGTCTTTCTATACCATGACTCCTGTAATATGGGATTTGAATGGCAACTCAACACTACGATACCTTGGTCGTGATGGAACTGCCACTTACAAGGAGCACttcaaaaaaaa GCACGGGATTGAATTGCGTTTTCCACACCAATCTCTACTTCGTGGAAGGAAAGTTTTTGAAGTCGGGAATTACCTTTTGAAGGATaggaaaaataagaataaag TAGGAGAAAAAATGGGTTCTGAAGAATTGCCGCCAGAACTTTGTTCCGTAATCATGTCACCAATATCAATTTGTACCgtatattcattttcttttattccatCAATCATGCATTGGCTTGAGGGCTTGCTCGTTGCTTTCAACTTAAGAAAGATGCTCTTGGATCATTGCACAAAAAATGATATCCCAATCATCAAG GTATTCGAAGCAATAACTGCAAAGGGATGTCAAGAGGCATACAATTACGAAAACTTAGAGACACTTGGAGATTCTTTTCTCAAATACGCTGTTAGTCAACAGCTTTTCAAGACCCATCAAAACGATCGAGAGGGTATCCTTTCCAAGCTCAGGGAAGGCCTCATCTCCAATGTTGCCTTGCGTAAATTTGCTTCTGACAAAAATCTTCCG GGTTTCATACGAATGGAAGCATTTGATCCAAAACAGTGGATCATACCTGGCGATAAGACAAAGAGTCTCTTGCTAGAAGAAGGGTTGGTTTCCTGTGGAAGAACAAGCATGTATGTTggtagaaagagaaaaatagaacTCAAAAAGGTTGCTGATGTTGTTGAGGCACTAATTGGTGCCTTTATAAGCACAGAAGATGAAGAAGCTGCTTTATCGTTTATTAATTGGATTGGAATCGAGGTTGACACCAGCATTATTCCATATGAGAGGCACCTAAGCACCGACCCTGAGAATCTTGTAGATGTCAAATTTTTAGAATCTCGGCTGAATAATTATAAGTTTGAAGACCCTTACCTTCTAGTAGAGGCTCTCACCCATGGTTCTTACAAAGGACCAGAAATTCAGACATGTTATGAG CGATTAGAATTTATTGGCGACGCAGTGTTGGACAATTTGATCACGATGCATCTCTACAAGGAATATTTCAATGAAAAATTTTCACCGGGATTTCTGACTACCATGAGGTCTATTTCTGTGAACAATGAGTGCTACGCACTGTCAGCCATTAAAGCTAAGCTGCACAAACACATACTCTGTGACTCAGTAGTAAGAAAGAACATTGAGAAGACAATGAAAGGCGTTGAGAATTTATCTTTGGAATCAACTTTTGGATGGGAGCTAGAAACATATTTCTGTCCG GTGCTTGCGGATGTTATAGAATCTATAGCAGGAGCGATTTTTGTTGATTCAGGATACAAGAAAGAGATTGTTTTCGAAAGCATAAAGCCCCTATTGAAACCACTTGTCACACCTAAAACAGCGAAGCGACATCCTATTAGTGAGTTGCAAGAACTGTGCCAGAAAAATCAATACAAATTGACAGAGCACGAGCACCCCTCTGTCCGTGAAAACGATgaaactttgtttaaaattgaggtGAAAGCTAACAGGATCACGCGAACTGCTAAGGCTTCTAATAAAGATACAGCTCGCAAAATGGCCTCCAAGGAAGTTTTAAAAGAATTGCAG ATTTGCAAGTCTCTTGGCTAA
- the LOC114187893 gene encoding endoribonuclease Dicer homolog 2-like isoform X2, whose amino-acid sequence MKGSGNEHPCYVPPELVNCSSKACSVTHQYYCYLMELKQDYKYEVCVRDIVLAIRSELDPQIVDALSGTSFVVERGKLSLNLTSAKPVRLSPQEVEQCRRFQTTLFRILLKRDDNKLASDSDNFCLGDNPEFDYLLLPATVEHQRPSNSIIDWESVNSCCPFSSESTCGSNCKDHACDVRIKNGSVCSCKLENCVVYTPHSKSFYTMTPVIWDLNGNSTLRYLGRDGTATYKEHFKKKHGIELRFPHQSLLRGRKVFEVGNYLLKDRKNKNKGEKMGSEELPPELCSVIMSPISICTVYSFSFIPSIMHWLEGLLVAFNLRKMLLDHCTKNDIPIIKVFEAITAKGCQEAYNYENLETLGDSFLKYAVSQQLFKTHQNDREGILSKLREGLISNVALRKFASDKNLPGFIRMEAFDPKQWIIPGDKTKSLLLEEGLVSCGRTSMYVGRKRKIELKKVADVVEALIGAFISTEDEEAALSFINWIGIEVDTSIIPYERHLSTDPENLVDVKFLESRLNNYKFEDPYLLVEALTHGSYKGPEIQTCYERLEFIGDAVLDNLITMHLYKEYFNEKFSPGFLTTMRSISVNNECYALSAIKAKLHKHILCDSVVRKNIEKTMKGVENLSLESTFGWELETYFCPVLADVIESIAGAIFVDSGYKKEIVFESIKPLLKPLVTPKTAKRHPISELQELCQKNQYKLTEHEHPSVRENDETLFKIEVKANRITRTAKASNKDTARKMASKEVLKELQVTESKLSMNRTRFLFPLLCAVFLFCWFVDEMIFHVVSYFLNSFKF is encoded by the exons ATGAAAGGATCAG GGAACGAGCACCCCTGCTATGTCCCACCAGAACTGGTGAATTGTTCATCAAAAGCTTGCAGTGTGACGCACCAATACTACTGCTATTTGATGGAGTTGAAGCAGGACTACAAGTATGAGGTGTGTGTTCGTGACATTGTACTTGCAATTAGGTCTGAACTTGATCCCCAAATTGTAGATGCATTATCAGGCACATCATTTGTTGTTGAAAGGGGAAAATTGTCACTCAACCTTACATCTGCCAAACCCGTTCGACTTAGCCCTCAAGAG gttGAGCAATGTAGGAGATTTCAGACTACCCTGTTTAGGATCCTGCTGAAGCGGGACGATAATAAGTTAGCAAGTGATTCAGATAATTTCTGTCTAGGAGATAATCCTGAATTTGATTATCTTCTGCTCCCAGCCACTGTTGAACACCAGAGACCTtcaaattcaattattgattGGGAGTCTGTCAATTCTTGTTGTCCTTTTTCATCTGAAAGTACCTGTGGTTCCAATTGCAAGGATCATGCATGTGATGTGAGGATCAAAAATGGTTCAGTTTGCTCTTGCAAACTTGAAAACTGTGTTGTCTACACTCCTCATAGTAAGTCTTTCTATACCATGACTCCTGTAATATGGGATTTGAATGGCAACTCAACACTACGATACCTTGGTCGTGATGGAACTGCCACTTACAAGGAGCACttcaaaaaaaa GCACGGGATTGAATTGCGTTTTCCACACCAATCTCTACTTCGTGGAAGGAAAGTTTTTGAAGTCGGGAATTACCTTTTGAAGGATaggaaaaataagaataaag GAGAAAAAATGGGTTCTGAAGAATTGCCGCCAGAACTTTGTTCCGTAATCATGTCACCAATATCAATTTGTACCgtatattcattttcttttattccatCAATCATGCATTGGCTTGAGGGCTTGCTCGTTGCTTTCAACTTAAGAAAGATGCTCTTGGATCATTGCACAAAAAATGATATCCCAATCATCAAG GTATTCGAAGCAATAACTGCAAAGGGATGTCAAGAGGCATACAATTACGAAAACTTAGAGACACTTGGAGATTCTTTTCTCAAATACGCTGTTAGTCAACAGCTTTTCAAGACCCATCAAAACGATCGAGAGGGTATCCTTTCCAAGCTCAGGGAAGGCCTCATCTCCAATGTTGCCTTGCGTAAATTTGCTTCTGACAAAAATCTTCCG GGTTTCATACGAATGGAAGCATTTGATCCAAAACAGTGGATCATACCTGGCGATAAGACAAAGAGTCTCTTGCTAGAAGAAGGGTTGGTTTCCTGTGGAAGAACAAGCATGTATGTTggtagaaagagaaaaatagaacTCAAAAAGGTTGCTGATGTTGTTGAGGCACTAATTGGTGCCTTTATAAGCACAGAAGATGAAGAAGCTGCTTTATCGTTTATTAATTGGATTGGAATCGAGGTTGACACCAGCATTATTCCATATGAGAGGCACCTAAGCACCGACCCTGAGAATCTTGTAGATGTCAAATTTTTAGAATCTCGGCTGAATAATTATAAGTTTGAAGACCCTTACCTTCTAGTAGAGGCTCTCACCCATGGTTCTTACAAAGGACCAGAAATTCAGACATGTTATGAG CGATTAGAATTTATTGGCGACGCAGTGTTGGACAATTTGATCACGATGCATCTCTACAAGGAATATTTCAATGAAAAATTTTCACCGGGATTTCTGACTACCATGAGGTCTATTTCTGTGAACAATGAGTGCTACGCACTGTCAGCCATTAAAGCTAAGCTGCACAAACACATACTCTGTGACTCAGTAGTAAGAAAGAACATTGAGAAGACAATGAAAGGCGTTGAGAATTTATCTTTGGAATCAACTTTTGGATGGGAGCTAGAAACATATTTCTGTCCG GTGCTTGCGGATGTTATAGAATCTATAGCAGGAGCGATTTTTGTTGATTCAGGATACAAGAAAGAGATTGTTTTCGAAAGCATAAAGCCCCTATTGAAACCACTTGTCACACCTAAAACAGCGAAGCGACATCCTATTAGTGAGTTGCAAGAACTGTGCCAGAAAAATCAATACAAATTGACAGAGCACGAGCACCCCTCTGTCCGTGAAAACGATgaaactttgtttaaaattgaggtGAAAGCTAACAGGATCACGCGAACTGCTAAGGCTTCTAATAAAGATACAGCTCGCAAAATGGCCTCCAAGGAAGTTTTAAAAGAATTGCAGGTAACAGAATCGAAGTTATCAATGAATAGAACACGATTTTTGTTCCCTCTATTATGCGCagtctttttgttttgttggtttgtggatgaaatgatatttcatgtagtaagttattttttaaactcgTTTAAGTTTTGA
- the LOC114188222 gene encoding chitinase domain-containing protein 1 isoform X1, protein MAKKRSAPVGVRRENRVESSTRRVNSSSGRRNIVFFFVISSIIAIVAYRFRKSSPSQYQESYVYEQGLVTTHANYQHVLTENSKVSENTSQRHYNYPVLGYITPWNSRGYELAKRFNSKFTHISPVWYDLKSQQTSLVLEGRHNADRGWISALRTSGEALILPRVVLEASPAVLLGKEKQRNEAINLIVTECKEMGYDGIVLESWSRWAAYGILHDPNMRNLALRFVKQLGDALHSIGSEKISGQKLQLVYVIGPPSSEKLQEHDFGPKDLETLSEAVDEFSLMTYDFSNPHNPGPNAPLKWIQIVLQLLLGNSGSRAQSLAPKILLGINFYGNDFSLSRDAGGGGAIIGRDYLALLEKHRPELQWDKNSGEHFFTYNDDKDIKHAVFYPSLKSISLRLEEARSWGCGISIWEIGQGLDYFFDLL, encoded by the exons ATGGCGAAGAAGCGATCAGCGCCAGTCGGTGTTCGTCGGGAAAACCGAGTGGAATCGTCTACAAGACGGGTCAACTCATCTTCCGGTCGCAGAAATATCGTTTTCTTCTTCGTCATATCGTCCATTATTGCTATCGTCGCTTACCGGTTCAGAAAATCTTCTCCGTCGCAATATCAAGAATCGTATGTGTATGAGCAAGGCCTTGTAACAACCCATGCTAATTACCAACATGTACTCACC GAAAATTCCAAAGTATCAGAAAATACCTCTCAGCGCCATTATAATTATCCTGTGCTTGGCTACATTACTCCCtg GAATTCTCGAGGTTACGAATTGGCAAAGAGGTTCAACTCTAAGTTTACACATATATCACCCGTTTGGTATGATCTAAAGAG CCAACAGACTAGCTTAGTTCTAGAGGGGAGACATAATGCTGACAGAGGATGGATCTCAGCGCTTAGAACGTCAGGAGAAGCTTTG ATTTTGCCTAGAGTTGTTCTGGAAGCATCACCAGCGGTGCTGTTGGGGAAGGAAAAACAAAGGAACGAAGCCATTAACCTTATAGTAACAGAGTGCAA GGAAATGGGATATGATGGTATCGTTTTAGAATCTTGGTCAAGGTGGGCAGCCTATGGTATCTTGCATGATCCAAACATGCGGAATTTG GCATTGCGGTTTGTAAAACAGCTTGGAGATGCACTGCATTCTATAGGCTCAGAGAAAATTAGTGGGCAGAAGCTGCAGCTAGTCTATGTTATAGGTCCACCATCTTCCGAGAAGCTGCAAGAGCATGACTTTGGTCCTAAAGATCTTGAGACTTTAAGTGAAGCTGTGGATGAATTTTCGTTAATGACATATGACTTTTCTAATCCTCATAATCCTGGTCCTAATGCACCTTTGAAATGGATTCAGATTGTTCTGCAGCTGCTTCTTGGTAACTCTGGCAGTAGAGCCCAAAGTCTTGCTCCGAAGATACTTCTCGGCATCAACTTCTATGGAAATGATTTCTCCCTTTCAAGAG ATGCAGGTGGTGGTGGAGCTATTATTGGGAGAGATTACTTGGCACTTTTGGAGAAGCATAGGCCTGAACTGCAGTGGGATAAGAATAGTGGGGAACATTTTTTCACTTACAATGACGACAAGGATATCAAACACGCGGTATTCTATCCATCTTTGAAGTCAATTTCTTTGCGGTTAGAGGAAGCTCGTTCATGGGGATGTGGCATCTCGATCTGGGAAATTGGCCAAGGTTTGGATTATTTTTTTGATCTTCTGTGA
- the LOC114188222 gene encoding chitinase domain-containing protein 1 isoform X2, with translation MAKKRSAPVGVRRENRVESSTRRVNSSSGRRNIVFFFVISSIIAIVAYRFRKSSPSQYQESYVYEQGLVTTHANYQHVLTENSKVSENTSQRHYNYPVLGYITPWNSRGYELAKRFNSKFTHISPVWYDLKSQQTSLVLEGRHNADRGWISALRTSGEALILPRVVLEASPAVLLGKEKQRNEAINLIVTECKEMGYDGIVLESWSRWAAYGILHDPNMRNLALRFVKQLGDALHSIGSEKISGQKLQLVYVIGPPSSEKLQEHDFGPKDLETLSEAVDEFSLMTYDFSNPHNPGPNAPLKWIQIVLQLLLGNSGSRAQSLAPKILLGINFYGNDFSLSRGGGGAIIGRDYLALLEKHRPELQWDKNSGEHFFTYNDDKDIKHAVFYPSLKSISLRLEEARSWGCGISIWEIGQGLDYFFDLL, from the exons ATGGCGAAGAAGCGATCAGCGCCAGTCGGTGTTCGTCGGGAAAACCGAGTGGAATCGTCTACAAGACGGGTCAACTCATCTTCCGGTCGCAGAAATATCGTTTTCTTCTTCGTCATATCGTCCATTATTGCTATCGTCGCTTACCGGTTCAGAAAATCTTCTCCGTCGCAATATCAAGAATCGTATGTGTATGAGCAAGGCCTTGTAACAACCCATGCTAATTACCAACATGTACTCACC GAAAATTCCAAAGTATCAGAAAATACCTCTCAGCGCCATTATAATTATCCTGTGCTTGGCTACATTACTCCCtg GAATTCTCGAGGTTACGAATTGGCAAAGAGGTTCAACTCTAAGTTTACACATATATCACCCGTTTGGTATGATCTAAAGAG CCAACAGACTAGCTTAGTTCTAGAGGGGAGACATAATGCTGACAGAGGATGGATCTCAGCGCTTAGAACGTCAGGAGAAGCTTTG ATTTTGCCTAGAGTTGTTCTGGAAGCATCACCAGCGGTGCTGTTGGGGAAGGAAAAACAAAGGAACGAAGCCATTAACCTTATAGTAACAGAGTGCAA GGAAATGGGATATGATGGTATCGTTTTAGAATCTTGGTCAAGGTGGGCAGCCTATGGTATCTTGCATGATCCAAACATGCGGAATTTG GCATTGCGGTTTGTAAAACAGCTTGGAGATGCACTGCATTCTATAGGCTCAGAGAAAATTAGTGGGCAGAAGCTGCAGCTAGTCTATGTTATAGGTCCACCATCTTCCGAGAAGCTGCAAGAGCATGACTTTGGTCCTAAAGATCTTGAGACTTTAAGTGAAGCTGTGGATGAATTTTCGTTAATGACATATGACTTTTCTAATCCTCATAATCCTGGTCCTAATGCACCTTTGAAATGGATTCAGATTGTTCTGCAGCTGCTTCTTGGTAACTCTGGCAGTAGAGCCCAAAGTCTTGCTCCGAAGATACTTCTCGGCATCAACTTCTATGGAAATGATTTCTCCCTTTCAAGAG GTGGTGGTGGAGCTATTATTGGGAGAGATTACTTGGCACTTTTGGAGAAGCATAGGCCTGAACTGCAGTGGGATAAGAATAGTGGGGAACATTTTTTCACTTACAATGACGACAAGGATATCAAACACGCGGTATTCTATCCATCTTTGAAGTCAATTTCTTTGCGGTTAGAGGAAGCTCGTTCATGGGGATGTGGCATCTCGATCTGGGAAATTGGCCAAGGTTTGGATTATTTTTTTGATCTTCTGTGA